Proteins from a genomic interval of Oncorhynchus mykiss isolate Arlee chromosome 21, USDA_OmykA_1.1, whole genome shotgun sequence:
- the LOC110499790 gene encoding tetraspanin-33, translating to MGKRAALATYDKEFSFVSPVVKYLLFLFNLIFWMISLVLMSIGIYARMMKHAEAAMACLAVDPAILLLIVGVLMFFITFCGCVGSLRENICLLQTFCIFLTIIFLLQLAAGVLGFVFSDKARNKVSEIINNAIVHYRDDIDLQNLIDFGQKEFSCCGGVTYTDWSQNMYFNCTTDNRSRERCSVPFSCCLLSKDEAVINTMCGQGMQELPFLQAGAFIHTNGCIDKLVNWIHSNLFMLGGIALGLAIPQLVGILLSQILINQIKDQIELQNYNLQHRTDPWQ from the exons ATGGGGAAAAGAGCCGCGCTGGCGACTTACGATAAAGAGTTCAGCTTTGTCAGCCCAGTTGTCAAATATCTACTTTTCCTTTTTAATTTAATATTTTGG ATGATCTCATTGGTGTTGATGTCTATTGGCATTTACGCGAGGATGATGAAACATGCCG aGGCAGCCATGGCCTGTCTAGCGGTGGACCCTGCCATCCTGCTGCTGATCGTGGGGGTGCTCATGTTCTTCATCACCTTCTGTGGCTGTGTGGGCTCCCTCAGAGAAAACATCTGCCTCCTACAGACA TTCTGCATCTTCCTGACTATCATCTTTCTGCTGCAGCTAGCTGCAGGTGTCCTGGGCTTCGTCTTCTCAGATAAG GCACGGAATAAAGTGAGTGAGATTATCAACAATGCCATCGTTCATTATAGGGATGACATTGACCTACAGAACCTCATCGACTTTGGTCAGAAAGAG TTCAGCTGTTGTGGAGGTGTCACCTACACCGACTGGTCTCAGAACATGTACTTCAACTGCACCACAGACAACCGCAGCCGAGAGCGCTGCTCTGTTCCCTTCTCCTGCTGCCTGCTGTCTAAAGatgag gcggTCATTAACACAATGTGTGGTCAGGGGATGCAGGAGCTGCCATTCCTGCAGGCTGGTGCCTTCATCCACACCAATGGCTGCATCGACAAGCTGGTCAACTGGATCCACAGTAACCTGTTCATGCTAGGGGGCATCGCCCTGGGTCTGGCCATCCCACAG CTGGTGGGGATCCTCTTGTCTCAAATTCTGATCAACCAGATAAAGGACCAGATTGAGCTTCAGAACTACAACCTGCAGCACCGTACTGACCCTTGGCAGTAA